A genomic region of Enterobacter hormaechei ATCC 49162 contains the following coding sequences:
- the ahr gene encoding NADPH-dependent aldehyde reductase Ahr has product MSKIKSYAAPQAGAELELYEYDAGELKAEDVEVQVDYCGICHSDLSMIDNEWGFSSYPLVAGHEVIGRVVALGSAAQDKGLKVGQRVGIGWTARSCGHCDACISGNQINCLEGAVPTILNKGGFADKLRADWQWVIPLPDSIDIESAGPLLCGGITVFKPLLMHHVTATSRVGVIGIGGLGHIAIKLLHAMGCEVTAFSSNPAKEQEVLAMGADKVVNSRDPQALTALAGQFDLIINTVNVDLDWQPYFEALAYGGNFHTVGAVMKPLPVPAFTLIGGDRSVSGSATGTPYELRKLMKFAGRTKVAPTTELYPMSKINEAIQHVRDGKARYRVVLKADF; this is encoded by the coding sequence ATGTCGAAGATAAAAAGCTACGCAGCACCGCAGGCGGGTGCAGAACTTGAGCTGTACGAGTACGATGCGGGCGAACTAAAAGCGGAAGACGTCGAAGTACAGGTTGATTACTGCGGGATCTGCCACTCAGATCTCTCGATGATCGACAACGAATGGGGCTTCTCCAGCTATCCGCTGGTTGCCGGGCACGAAGTCATTGGCCGCGTCGTGGCGCTCGGCAGCGCCGCGCAGGACAAAGGGCTGAAAGTGGGCCAGCGCGTGGGCATCGGCTGGACGGCACGCAGCTGTGGCCACTGCGACGCCTGTATCAGCGGCAACCAGATTAACTGCCTTGAGGGCGCAGTGCCTACCATCCTGAACAAGGGCGGTTTCGCCGATAAACTGCGCGCCGACTGGCAATGGGTTATCCCGCTGCCGGACAGCATTGATATTGAATCCGCAGGTCCGCTGCTGTGCGGCGGTATTACCGTCTTTAAACCGCTGCTGATGCACCACGTGACCGCCACCAGCCGCGTGGGCGTGATCGGTATTGGCGGTCTGGGGCATATTGCCATCAAACTGCTGCACGCGATGGGCTGTGAAGTGACGGCGTTCAGCTCCAACCCGGCAAAAGAGCAGGAAGTGCTGGCGATGGGGGCCGATAAAGTGGTGAACAGTCGCGATCCGCAGGCGCTTACCGCACTGGCGGGTCAGTTTGATCTGATCATCAACACTGTGAACGTGGATCTCGACTGGCAGCCGTACTTTGAAGCCCTGGCCTACGGCGGTAACTTCCACACCGTGGGTGCGGTGATGAAGCCGCTGCCTGTTCCGGCCTTTACCCTGATCGGCGGGGATCGCAGCGTGTCAGGCTCTGCGACCGGTACGCCATATGAGTTACGCAAGCTGATGAAGTTTGCCGGACGCACCAAAGTGGCACCGACTACCGAGCTGTACCCAATGTCAAAAATCAACGAAGCGATCCAGCACGTGCGCGACGGCAAAGCCCGCTACCGCGTGGTGTTGAAAGCGGATTTCTGA
- a CDS encoding valine--tRNA ligase encodes MEKTYNPRDIEQPLYEHWEQQGYFKPNGDESKESFCIMIPPPNVTGSLHMGHAFQQTIMDTMIRYQRMQGKNTLWQAGTDHAGIATQMVVERKIAAEEGKTRHDYGRDAFIDKIWQWKAESGGTITRQMRRLGNSVDWERERFTMDEGLSNAVKEVFVRLYKEDLIYRGKRLVNWDPKLRTAISDLEVENRESKGSMWHIRYPLADGAKTADGKDYLVVATTRPETLLGDTGVAVNPEDPRYKDLIGKFVVLPLVNRRIPIVGDEHADMEKGTGCVKITPAHDFNDYEVGRRHQLPMINILTFDGDIRESAEVYDTKGNESDVYSSDIPAEFQKLERFAARKAIVAAVDALGLLEEIKPHDLTVPYGDRGGVVIEPMLTDQWYVRADVLAKPAVEAVENGSIQFVPKQYENMYFSWMRDIQDWCISRQLWWGHRIPAWYDNEGNVYVGRTEEEVRQENNLGADVALRQDEDVLDTWFSSALWTFSTLGWPENTDALRQFHPTSVMVSGFDIIFFWIARMIMMTMHFIKDEDGKPQVPFHTVYMTGLIRDDEGQKMSKSKGNVIDPLDMVDGISLEELLEKRTGNMMQPQLAEKIRKRTEKQFPNGIESHGTDALRFTLAALASTGRDINWDMKRLEGYRNFCNKLWNASRFVLMNTEDQDCGFNGGEMTLSLADRWILAEFNQTVKAFRDALDSYRFDIAAGILYEFTWNQFCDWYLELAKPVMNGGTEAELRGTRNTLITVLEGLLRLAHPIIPFITETIWQRVKVIAGINADTIMLQPFPAFDAAKVDDAASADTEWLKQAIVAVRNIRAEMNIAPGKPLELLLRGCSEAAVRRVTENNTFLKTMARLESITVLPTDDKGPVSVTKIIDGAELLIPMAGLIDKDAELARLAKEVAKVDVEIGKIESKLANEGFVARAPEAVIAKERERLVAFADAKTKLIEQQAVIAAL; translated from the coding sequence ATGGAAAAGACATATAACCCACGCGATATCGAACAGCCGCTTTACGAGCACTGGGAACAGCAGGGCTATTTCAAGCCTAACGGCGACGAAAGCAAAGAGTCCTTCTGCATCATGATCCCGCCGCCGAACGTCACCGGCAGTTTGCATATGGGACATGCTTTCCAGCAGACCATCATGGATACCATGATCCGCTACCAGCGCATGCAGGGCAAAAACACCCTGTGGCAGGCGGGGACTGACCACGCGGGTATCGCGACCCAGATGGTGGTAGAGCGTAAAATTGCCGCTGAAGAGGGTAAAACCCGCCACGACTACGGTCGCGACGCGTTCATCGACAAAATCTGGCAGTGGAAGGCAGAATCCGGCGGCACCATTACCCGTCAGATGCGCCGTCTCGGCAACTCCGTGGACTGGGAGCGCGAGCGCTTCACCATGGACGAGGGCCTGTCCAACGCCGTGAAAGAAGTCTTCGTGCGCCTGTACAAAGAAGACCTGATTTACCGCGGCAAGCGCCTGGTCAACTGGGACCCGAAACTGCGCACCGCAATTTCTGACCTGGAAGTGGAAAACCGCGAGTCTAAAGGCTCCATGTGGCACATCCGCTATCCGCTGGCCGACGGCGCAAAAACCGCCGACGGTAAAGATTATCTGGTGGTGGCGACCACCCGTCCGGAAACCCTGCTGGGCGATACCGGCGTGGCCGTTAACCCGGAAGATCCGCGCTATAAAGATCTGATCGGCAAATTCGTGGTGCTGCCGCTGGTGAACCGCCGTATTCCAATTGTGGGCGACGAACACGCCGACATGGAAAAAGGCACCGGCTGCGTGAAAATCACCCCGGCGCACGACTTCAACGACTATGAAGTGGGCCGTCGTCATCAACTTCCGATGATCAACATTCTGACCTTCGACGGCGATATCCGCGAAAGTGCAGAAGTATACGACACCAAAGGCAACGAATCCGACGTTTACTCAAGCGACATCCCGGCTGAGTTCCAGAAGCTGGAACGCTTTGCCGCGCGTAAAGCGATTGTGGCCGCCGTTGACGCGCTTGGCCTGCTGGAAGAGATTAAGCCTCACGATTTGACCGTGCCGTACGGCGACCGTGGCGGCGTGGTGATCGAGCCAATGCTGACCGACCAGTGGTACGTGCGTGCCGACGTGCTGGCGAAACCGGCTGTGGAAGCGGTTGAGAACGGCAGCATTCAGTTCGTGCCGAAGCAGTACGAAAACATGTATTTCTCCTGGATGCGCGATATTCAGGACTGGTGTATCTCCCGTCAGCTGTGGTGGGGTCACCGTATCCCGGCGTGGTACGACAACGAAGGCAATGTCTACGTTGGCCGCACCGAAGAGGAAGTGCGTCAGGAAAACAACCTGGGCGCTGACGTGGCGCTGCGCCAGGACGAAGACGTTCTGGATACCTGGTTCTCCTCCGCGCTGTGGACCTTCTCCACCCTCGGCTGGCCAGAAAATACCGACGCGCTGCGTCAGTTCCACCCAACCAGCGTGATGGTCTCCGGCTTCGACATCATCTTCTTCTGGATCGCCCGCATGATCATGATGACCATGCACTTCATCAAAGACGAAGACGGCAAGCCGCAGGTTCCGTTCCATACCGTCTACATGACCGGCCTGATCCGCGACGACGAAGGCCAGAAGATGTCCAAATCTAAGGGTAACGTTATCGACCCGCTGGACATGGTGGACGGTATCTCGCTGGAAGAGCTGCTGGAAAAACGTACCGGTAACATGATGCAGCCGCAGCTGGCGGAGAAAATCCGCAAGCGTACCGAGAAGCAGTTCCCGAACGGGATCGAATCTCACGGTACCGACGCCCTGCGCTTCACCTTGGCGGCGCTGGCCTCTACTGGCCGTGACATCAACTGGGATATGAAGCGTCTGGAAGGTTACCGTAACTTCTGTAACAAGCTGTGGAACGCCAGCCGCTTCGTGCTGATGAACACCGAAGATCAGGACTGCGGCTTCAACGGTGGCGAAATGACCCTGTCTCTGGCGGACCGCTGGATCCTGGCGGAATTTAACCAGACGGTGAAAGCCTTCCGCGACGCACTGGACAGCTACCGCTTCGACATTGCGGCAGGCATCCTGTACGAATTCACCTGGAACCAGTTCTGTGACTGGTATCTGGAGCTGGCGAAGCCGGTGATGAACGGCGGGACTGAGGCGGAACTGCGCGGTACGCGCAATACTCTGATTACCGTCCTGGAAGGTCTGCTGCGCCTTGCGCACCCGATCATTCCATTCATCACCGAAACCATCTGGCAGCGTGTGAAGGTGATTGCCGGTATCAACGCCGATACCATCATGCTCCAGCCGTTCCCGGCATTCGACGCCGCGAAAGTGGACGACGCTGCATCTGCGGATACCGAGTGGCTGAAACAGGCAATCGTTGCGGTACGTAACATCCGCGCGGAAATGAACATCGCTCCGGGTAAACCACTGGAACTGCTGCTGCGCGGTTGCAGCGAAGCTGCCGTTCGTCGTGTCACGGAGAACAACACCTTCCTGAAAACCATGGCGCGTCTGGAAAGCATCACCGTACTGCCTACGGATGACAAAGGTCCGGTTTCCGTGACCAAAATCATCGATGGCGCGGAACTGCTGATCCCGATGGCGGGTCTGATCGACAAAGATGCTGAGCTGGCGCGTCTGGCGAAAGAAGTGGCGAAAGTCGACGTGGAAATTGGCAAAATCGAAAGCAAACTGGCGAATGAAGGCTTTGTGGCCCGCGCGCCGGAAGCGGTCATCGCCAAAGAGCGTGAGCGTCTGGTTGCCTTCGCCGATGCGAAGACCAAACTGATCGAGCAGCAGGCGGTTATCGCTGCCCTGTAA
- a CDS encoding GNAT family N-acetyltransferase codes for MSVITPVATTMRRITEQDNPAIAAVIRTVSAEYGLTADKGYTVADPNLDELFQLYSQPGHAYWVIEQDGQVVGGGGIAPLLCSEPDICELQKMYFLPTIRGQGLAKKLALVALEYARSQGFKRCYLETTAFLKEAIGLYEHLGFEHIDAPLGCTGHVDCEVRMLKSL; via the coding sequence ATGAGCGTGATTACCCCCGTCGCGACGACAATGCGTCGGATCACTGAGCAAGACAACCCGGCTATCGCCGCCGTTATCCGCACGGTTTCTGCCGAATACGGCCTGACCGCCGACAAAGGCTACACCGTGGCCGACCCAAATCTGGACGAACTTTTTCAGCTGTACAGCCAGCCGGGTCATGCCTACTGGGTCATCGAGCAGGACGGTCAGGTCGTGGGCGGCGGCGGCATTGCCCCACTGCTTTGCAGCGAGCCGGATATCTGTGAACTACAGAAAATGTATTTCCTGCCAACGATACGCGGACAAGGGCTGGCGAAAAAGCTGGCGCTGGTCGCCCTGGAATATGCACGCTCACAGGGCTTTAAACGTTGCTACCTTGAAACCACCGCTTTCCTTAAAGAGGCCATTGGCCTGTATGAACATCTGGGCTTCGAGCATATCGATGCGCCACTGGGCTGCACAGGCCATGTGGACTGCGAAGTCAGAATGCTGAAAAGTCTGTAA